The genomic DNA GCTAGCCTTAGGGTTGCTAGGTGTTGCCAGCTGTGAAGGCCTAACTAATTAGAAGACTTTGTTCGATCTAAAAGGAATATATGTACCCTTAGTAAAGTTTACATAGAGATTTCATCTACAACAAACACACATCGCTACAAGATCCAAGGACTCTAGAGAAAATGCAGCCTCCCAAAATTAGACTCTAGCAGTAGTTATCGACACCCAGCAGCCTAatgggaaggagggggagggtcATCCTAGATTCTCGTGGGGTAGGAGACCACTGCCGATCGGCACTGCATGCTTAGGTAGCTTTTCGGGTTGGGCTTTCTTTCCCGTCCACAGTCCGCGCCATTCAAGAGCTCACGCGTGACGAGACCTCATCTTCTTTTCACCACGTGCGGGTCTCGTGCGGGCCTCGCCAAGTTGGGACCTGAGGCGAATCGGGAAGGTGACATTGGAAGGGAATCTCGACGAGCCATGTGCCCGAACGAGGACCAAGGTAGCGAGCACCTGAGCTGGGAAAGAAATGTTCCGCATTGATTGGCACGCAACTATCTCGTGGGATTCAACTCGCACGCGGAACATGCAATCTCTGGCGCGAGTTGCAACGGCCAAGCAGAGAGAAAGTGCCAAGGCCCCATGAAGGACGAACCGTCAATTCCAATTTCTTCTCGTTTATTGGGCATGTTGTTCGACGCCCATATCTCACCGCCGCGGGCGAACCAGGGATAAGTCGAGCGTAGCACATATTGAGATGGCCGTTGTGTGCAAGTGATCAACCAGCTCTGTAAGAACACCATCGGTAGGAGATCCAGTGGAAAGCAGTTGTCTCGCAGAGGAAACTCAGCTGAGGCCAACGAGTTTTCCGCAACATATCTCACGCGTCTCGATAGCGTAGTAGCGGGTAAAACGGGGCGAGACGCCAAGAGTTGTCGAGTCAGACCGAACGCAACCTTGTCCCTGCAGAGGAACTTCACAAGAGAGAAGCCGAATGTTTGGACGATCCCCTTgtaattaactactatagACCGGCGTTGTGGCGACATCGACGAGTGTCATGTCGGCATATCTTTGTACTTTCCCCCCGGCCTCGGGACTAACAAGAGGCCAATTGCGTGTGACCCCTTGATCCTGCCGGTTGACCTTGGCGTTCGCGGGAAAACACAACCCCCTCGTCCCTCATTTCCTTTCCAGGGTGACGGCTTTTAGATGCAGAATATGTAGACTAGTTGGTTTCAGATCGTTCTGTTCTTTTGAAGCAACTAGACCCTTCTCATGAGTAGGACCTGCAGTCACAGCTACATAACAGACCTGCCAATGACTTGAATGTACTCTTACAGTCAACTTGCTTATTCCCACTTATAGTTCGTGCTGAGTCTTACATGGGAAAATGAATCATGCGAGCGCTGCCAGTGAAAGTAACTAATTATTGCAGCAAATAGTATTTCGAGGGTGTGGCTGTGTGGCGAAGCAGCTGAGAATGGCTAGTCGCGTCAAATTAACAAGAGGATCCCGTCAACACAACCTTATTTAAACATGCTTGTCTATGACAACTTGAACCCTAGGCTGGCGCTTTTTGACCAGGCAGAAAACATGTCCCCGAGAGGTGGTAGTGGCGTAAGCCAGGCGCCGTGTTCATGTTGACACAGCAGACTCGGACCGGACTCGTTGGGAACAGAGGGCGGATTTGCGCCCGTCATTCCTACGGAAGACGAGAAACATGAACCACCATTTCCCCTTGTTCGACAGCGGATTCGAGATACGTGCGGGCGGGGGGAGGACAAGGCGGTCGACCACCACCGGTCGTGGTCCGTAGGCATCCCACCGACGCCAAGGAGACTGGGGCAAGCTTCGGATACAATGGGATTGTCGAGCCAGGAGAGGCAATTGTTCAGGGACATGACCAGGATCATGAGTGGGAAGAGTCACGGAGACTTCCTACGGCACTCGAGTAGTTCAGCCTTGGTTTCCGAAAGCGACATCAACACCTTCGAGTCTGCCCCTGGCCCGTCGGCATGGTGGAAGGGGTCTCTCGTTAAACCGACTTATATACCCTTGGGATGTTCTTCCCAACTTCTTGAACTTGTCCGTGAACCATTCGCTTCCATCATACATACACGAAAAAACACCTCACGCTTCTCCCTGTGACTCCATCATCATGGCAAAACTCACGCCCCTGACCTTCacccttttctttctccaTGGCGCCTACGCCATCCCAACCCCTTCTCAGCCCATCTGCCGCGGCGTAGACATCACAGCAACCTCCCCGAACCCTTCCCTCAACCTTATCGACCGCTCGACGCCCTTATCCCCCCCCGCCCCACCCGACTCCTTCACGGCAAATCCGTCTATCGGCCACGGTGGCTCCTCCTTCCGGGACTCGGCTCACTTCCGCGTCTACGCCTCAGacctctccgccgccgaccgcGCCCTGCCGCTACTCGAAGGCGCATATGCTTgcttcgtcgacgccctcggctGGCGCTCCACAGGTCTATCCTACAACGACGACTACAACGCCGATGGTCCCTGGACCAAGCTCAACGTCTACAGTGTCGACAGCCTTCCCGGCGCTGCCGGCGTCATGCgctccgacgccgccacggGAATGGCCTGGCTTGAGGTCGCGAACCCTCACCTCGTCACCTCCGTCACGGTCCACGAGttcggccacggcctgcaCTACCACCAGCAAACGTGGGTGCACCAGGGCCGGACCGGCGCGTGGTGGGAGACGCTGGCCAACTGGGTGTCAGACACGTTCCTGACCTCGCCGCTgtgcgccgccgcccgaagCGCCAACGGGCAAGCCACGCCCTCGACAAGCGAGATTAACGTCGTCAAGACCATCGGCGACTCCTTCCAGGTCATAGTcgacggcaccgccggcAGTGGCAACTACTACCAGGCGTGGCCGTTCTTCACTTACATCACCAACAACCCGGACGGtttcgccggcctcggccgcgacgtGATGGGTCAGCTGATGGTGCGGTACAGTCCCAACTCCAACGAGACGCCGCTGCACACCCTCCAGCGCGTCTCCACGGGCGCCTCGGTTGCCAAAATCGTTGGCAAGTACTGGGCGCGCATGGCCTACCTCGACATCGGCCACCAGCAGGCACAGTCTGTCTTCTTCAGCCAGCGGGGGCGCATCAACTTCGCCAACGTCGACTCAGCGGGTACCGGCAACTACCGCGTCAAGTCTGACAGGAGACCGCGGTACATGGGTGCCAACGTGATCCCGCTCAAGAACCCTTCCGGCACGGTGAGTGTCAAGATCACGACGAGCGGACAGCTAACATCGCACCTGGTCGCGCGGAACACTGGAAGCGGCGCCGTGAGGTATATTGAGTTGGTCAACGGCGCTGGAAGCGTGAGTGTTgctggcgacgaggaggcaAGCCTTGTTGTCGCGAACACGCCGGCCAACCTGGTGCTGTTTGATCCGTTTGCCTTGTCGGCCGAGGTCAACACGGGCGTTGACTACTCCTTCACTCTGTCTGGGGCGACGGCTTAGCTggcggatggatggatgatgggtgCGCAAGTGTTCGCGGTGTATTGTATATACTTCTTGTACATGACTTCTCTTCGGTGGTTGCATATTGACATCAAAGCATTGACATCGATGACTTCGTCCAGTGAATCTGGGAAACTCTATGACGGTTGGCCATTTGGGGTTCTGTATCCAGCCTGGTAATCCATGAGGAGCGAAGATACGCGGTAGAAGTCCATTTCGGGACCCGAACTCATGACATTGGCAAAGCCAGAAGGACAAACGCAACGATGATGTTCAAACACGACGATTCCAAGGCGTGGCCGGATAGACGTCCAATCGACGAGATTCATATCAAGGAACTTTGCCGCCACTGACAGCCCACTTCTCGACCAGAGCCCAAAGTTCGGCGCCGCTTTCCCTGGCCCCTCCTTCACTCTGGTCATCATCTGCCAGAAGCGCTTTGATTTCTTCGCGATCCGGCACGGCGTAGCTTGGGGGCCTCGTCTCGCTCTCCTGGATCGCCAACTTCACCCATGGGTCAAGATACTGCTTCGCTTCGGCGGGTATATCCAACTTCATCGCCCACGCCATGGCTTGAAGCGCCTGCAGAAGGTACATGGACATGCGAACAACACGGGCAGagaggccgccgatgatgcaGAGGCGCGTGAACAGGTCACTCGTGGCGGCGTGGTTGTCGTTGAGAAACGGCATCAGGTTTTGCGTAGCCACAAAGACTTGGCGGGTAATGTAGGAGTGGGTGATGTATCGTTGTAAGTATGCTTCTGCAATGGTCGTGTCGGATATGCAGTGCTGCAGGCAGAGAGATTTCACGGTAGTGGTAGGTGTCGTAAAGGGGGTATCGAACTTTGTTGATGGGTGGAGGGACTGCAGAAGAACGTATGCGATTTCGTTCTCGTGCATCCTGGACAATGTCAGAAAACATTGTCGGTCTTGGAGTAAGTTTGCTTACCTGAGGAAGCAGGTCGCGGGAGTGAAGTTAATATCGGCGTGGAAACGGCTGGGCAAGGCCTCCCTGAACTCCTGCAACCTGCAATACCAGTGCTTCTTCCTCCTGACGTCTTCTATGCTGCCCTTTATGGTGCTGCCGGAAGTGAGGTACTGCATGATGTCGTATTGTAAACAGGCGAGGTCTGACACGACAGTGGCCATGCCCGGCACGATGGGTATCTGATTCGTTGATGCCAGGTGCGGCCGTCCGAGGACATCAACGTTGCCTCTTGGCTCGATGGCGTCTCTGCCGTGGTTGTCGAATAATCTTGGTATTGAAGGTGGGGGGATATCGGCGACTGAGTTGTAGAAATACGAAATTCGACTATGGGCAAGAATTAGCATCTGATGTGAAAGGAAGGAAGCTTTGACGGGGAGGTATCAAGTGTTGAAGAGCGTGTCACCTTTccatgaagaagatggcccATACTGCCCTTGAAATGCACAACATCTCGACAGCATCGGCCGGGTCGTCTTTGTTGAGCATGGCGAACCGCCGCTCGGGTTTGAAGCGCTTGTACCGCTCCCAGGCCATAAAGCGATACATCTTGGCGCCGGACTCGTCTCCGGCGATGCTGGCCGACCAGTCGACGAGTACGAGTGCCAGGATGGTGGGTATTGTGGCGCGTCCATGACTTTTTTCCAGCAGCTGCATAACCTCCTCCCGGAACATTCTAGAGAGGTCTCTGCCAGTGATGGCACTGAACTGTTTGGCGCTCTCGAGGAATGGCTGGCGAACGAACACAGGCGGTCAGCGTGTCCAAGGCGAACACAGGACAGATGAGGACTATTGCGGACTCACTGCGCGAACTGCACAAATAGCATTGACGAGGACGGGCGAGCACCACTTGGCTTGCTTGATGCTGCCGGCTCGCATGTCGTCGACAAACACAGTTTGCTCGATGGCCGGGAAACAGCTCACGTTGTCCCAGGTGAAGAAATCGGCGATGAGCTCCGACACTAGACCATCGTCTACCACAGTGGTCCATGGTTTGGCGGGCACGCGGATGGGGCTGTTCTCGAGGGCTTTTTCGTTGATCTTGGCCAGTCTCGAGTCGTGTAACCGATCATTCGTCGATGGCGTGGGGAGCAGAATTTCTGCCTGGCGGATGGACTCCAAAACTCTGAGGGGATCGCCCGAGACTCGGATGCGGCGGAAAATTTCCTTtgcctcgtcctcggtctTGGTGCAGACCATACGGAAGAGGTCTCTGTACTGGGCGTTTTCTACCTCCAAGACGTTGGCCTTGCGTTTGAGGGCGAGACTCACCGTCTCGCCCTGGTTCGCCTCGTAGTGGCAGTCGACGCCTCGCTTGGAGCAGTGCTGGCATTTCGGGCGTTGGCCATCGCACTGGAtaggggggaagagagagacgaaAAAGGTCAGCCTGGGAGGCGGGTAACTTGCATGCAGGAGTCTATAGGGGGCGTGGGATGGGAATACATGGCaactctctctccttctttctGTCCCTTtgtctccctctctcgcgTGGTTGTTATCTCACCTTGGCCTTTCTCCGTCGACAGTTGTCGCAAGCAACGGCAATGACCTGTCGCTTTGACGCAACAGCACGCGGCTTCGGATCATCTGAGGACTCGACACTCTGACTCCTGGCCTCGGTGTTCGAAGCCTTGCTCGAGGACTCATCGTTGTTGATCGCCTGTCCGCCCGTTCCACGTCCAGAGGCGGAGGGTTGatgggccgccgccgccgctgctgctgcgatCGCCGGTGTAGGTGGGAGAGAACCGGAGGGCTGGGCACCGGGCGCGGGAAGAATAATTCGGCGACGCTTCGACGAGAGCGACATGAAGGTTAGGAGGGGATTCGCCGGGCGTGGTGGTGTTGTGATTTGAAAGGGGGAAAaccctttcttttttgctTTCGTTTTCGTTATTCGGCCATGTACGGTACGGGTGTGGATATGTATGTGTGGCTTTGTTCCGTCGAGTTTCTTACGAGCGTGGTGTTGGTTGGCTTAACGGCACATACAAGAAGGCTTCAAGTTCCCTTCCCCGTGTCTTTCTTGCTCGGTATCTCTCTCCTCAAAAAAGCATGGGGTCAGGGGATGTAACTGATTGGATTGGCATAAGCTGGATGACTGTATGGGTGTCTGACTGCCTAGGTTGAGTGCggatgctgttgctgtgcTGGGGAGGGCAGCGAACAAGAGGGCAAACAAGCGGTgcggtgtggtgtggtgcTTTCTTCACTGCTTCACTGGGGCTTCCTTCCTTacttccttccttctttcctCCACCGCTGAACCCTCGATCTCGATCGGTGGGTCCCCTAGTCGGAAACCCATCACGTGGGGCTGTTGAGGGAGCTCCTATCATTGGTCGCACGGCACATTCCGACCAATGGGAGCATGTCGGAGCTCGCTCCTACAGTCGGGGTGGAGTCCAGGCCACCCCTCCGCCGACGGATGGGAAAGAGCAGAATAGCGAGGGAAAAGGGGCATGGGAAAGTGGAAAGTGCCGGTGGAGCTGCATGCGAAACAGACGTTGGGGGAAAAAAACACAACAAGACGGGAAAACGGGAGGGGAAACGAAAAGAAAGATAGACCCGAGAACACAGGAGGGAAAATAAAGTGATAAAACTCATCtggggaagaaaaaaaccgAGTGCAGCACAGTGACGGAGGAGAGGTGTGCTGCATTCTCCCACCCAAACCCGATAGGCCTGGCTGGGCCCTCATCCGACCACGTCCCTGGCCTACTAGTGGCTGGCTCTCAGTTTGCCTGCATGCCACAACATGATCGGAACTAAATTGATTCCACATACATAACATAATCAGAACCAGACTGGTGACTGAATGCAAAGCGGGatgtgtgagtgtgtgtgtgcgctTGTACTTTGAATTGATGGGAGAAGAATGTGTGGTttttccttcctcttctgTGTAACATTCGTAGATGGAAACAACGTGTGTAATCATTGTACCGTCCCAGGGAGGTGCGATGGCAGTTCGTTTTACCCTCatccaccaacaccaaccGCCGGAAGAGCCCGgggtacctaggtattgTCTCGCCAATGCCTAGGTATATACTTTGTGCCGTGTTCTGTGTTCCTTGTCCCTTGTACCTGCGTTCAATGAGGTacagtacctacctacctaggtaacTATGGGGCAGCTGGTGGCAGTTTCATCTCggctctctctcctccttcgTGCCTTTTCTCTTTGCTttccgccgtcgcctcgttATCTCAAACTTCACTATTGCCGCCTATTCTGCGACGCTGTTGAGAACATCGTAGCCGCTCTCCGCCAACCACTCCTTGACGAGCCCATCCGTGTACTGATCCGGCGTTGCAACATCGAATAGGAATGCCAGCGTGTCGCTCTCGACAATCCCCCGACCACCcataccaccaccaccactaccaccatcaccactgctgctgcagtTCCCTTGACCCCTTGACGAACCAAACGACACCCCTGCCACCCCTGCAACCGCTCCATCGGGTATGTCGAAATCTGCCGGTGCCCCAGCCGCTGTCTCGGCTCTGAGGCCGCTCCGGTCCTGCAGTTGTGAGACATCTTCACACCGATACCACTCGCGAGCCAATAGCCGCACCGCTCGCAACGCCCGCTCGCTCCACGCCCACCATGCCGTCCTGAGATCTCGCAGCGCGTCGATGCACGTCTGCAAGTGCCGGATCGCCTGCTGTCTGTTGGGGTTCGTCGGGCGCGCGTCGATAAGGTGGATGACGGTCGCCGAGAAGCAGAGGTGAACCGCCGCGATGGGGATGCGCCGCTGCAGAGACTGTCAGTGTCCACACCAAACTTGTCTTCGGAACTGATCTCACGAGTGTGTATTGCTGTTTGTACACTCTTAGCAGCCTCGCAatctccgccgccgagtcgCGACAGGTTGCCATGTGCCGGTTCGCATAttcgtcgccttcgtcgcctACATTCTCTAGTGCTACATCGACACCAAC from Colletotrichum higginsianum IMI 349063 chromosome 3, whole genome shotgun sequence includes the following:
- a CDS encoding Dockerin type 1 → MAKLTPLTFTLFFLHGAYAIPTPSQPICRGVDITATSPNPSLNLIDRSTPLSPPAPPDSFTANPSIGHGGSSFRDSAHFRVYASDLSAADRALPLLEGAYACFVDALGWRSTGLSYNDDYNADGPWTKLNVYSVDSLPGAAGVMRSDAATGMAWLEVANPHLVTSVTVHEFGHGLHYHQQTWVHQGRTGAWWETLANWVSDTFLTSPLCAAARSANGQATPSTSEINVVKTIGDSFQVIVDGTAGSGNYYQAWPFFTYITNNPDGFAGLGRDVMGQLMVRYSPNSNETPLHTLQRVSTGASVAKIVGKYWARMAYLDIGHQQAQSVFFSQRGRINFANVDSAGTGNYRVKSDRRPRYMGANVIPLKNPSGTVSVKITTSGQLTSHLVARNTGSGAVRYIELVNGAGSVSVAGDEEASLVVANTPANLVLFDPFALSAEVNTGVDYSFTLSGATA
- a CDS encoding C6 transcription factor → MSLSSKRRRIILPAPGAQPSGSLPPTPAIAAAAAAAAHQPSASGRGTGGQAINNDESSSKASNTEARSQSVESSDDPKPRAVASKRQVIAVACDNCRRRKAKCDGQRPKCQHCSKRGVDCHYEANQGETVSLALKRKANVLEVENAQYRDLFRMVCTKTEDEAKEIFRRIRVSGDPLRVLESIRQAEILLPTPSTNDRLHDSRLAKINEKALENSPIRVPAKPWTTVVDDGLVSELIADFFTWDNVSCFPAIEQTVFVDDMRAGSIKQAKWCSPVLVNAICAVRAPFLESAKQFSAITGRDLSRMFREEVMQLLEKSHGRATIPTILALVLVDWSASIAGDESGAKMYRFMAWERYKRFKPERRFAMLNKDDPADAVEMLCISRAVWAIFFMESRISYFYNSVADIPPPSIPRLFDNHGRDAIEPRGNVDVLGRPHLASTNQIPIVPGMATVVSDLACLQYDIMQYLTSGSTIKGSIEDVRRKKHWYCRLQEFREALPSRFHADINFTPATCFLRMHENEIAYVLLQSLHPSTKFDTPFTTPTTTVKSLCLQHCISDTTIAEAYLQRYITHSYITRQVFVATQNLMPFLNDNHAATSDLFTRLCIIGGLSARVVRMSMYLLQALQAMAWAMKLDIPAEAKQYLDPWVKLAIQESETRPPSYAVPDREEIKALLADDDQSEGGARESGAELWALVEKWAVSGGKVP